The Elaeis guineensis isolate ETL-2024a chromosome 13, EG11, whole genome shotgun sequence genome includes a region encoding these proteins:
- the LOC105036099 gene encoding uncharacterized protein, giving the protein MGGIFMEQGCTISVPQQSMELPLILNMGLIFFLLWSSSYLLVQSGVDAMGTIPFGNETDYLSLLAFKHQIIIHDPSKALGSWNNTIHFCNWEGVACSRKHQQRVIALDLSSSGLEGSLSPSIGNLTFLHRLDLQNNGFIHEIPPELGRLRRLKHLNLSLNSFQGVIPVNLTYCFELLTLDLSSNQLKGKIPVDIASLTRLGELMLFNNSLTGFIPPSMGNLSSLNTLEVGINHLHGSIPEEISQLTSLEQLQLSVNNLTDFGLARFMSKATPSSLTDKSSSIRIRGSLGYIAPEYGAGGQVSTSGDVYSYGILLLEMLTGKRPVDDMFKDGLSLRKFVEIAFPDRIITIVDPLMPLVEKESKTYECLASIAKLVLLAHMN; this is encoded by the exons ATGGGTGGGATATTTATGGAGCAGGGCTGCACAATTTCTGTTCCACAACAGAGCATGGAACTTCCCCTGATACTTAACATGGGGttgatcttcttcctcctctggtCATCCTCATACTTGTTGGTGCAATCCGGGGTTGATGCCATGGGAACTATTCCATTCGGAAACGAGACCGACTATCTATCACTGCTTGCTTTCAAACATCAAATAATAATTCATGATCCGTCGAAAGCTCTAGGCTCGTGGAACAACACCATCCATTTCTGCAATTGGGAGGGCGTCGCATGCAGCAGGAAGCACCAGCAGAGGGTCATCGCCTTGGACCTCAGCTCCAGCGGGTTGGAgggctctctctctccctccattGGAAACCTCACCTTCCTTCACCGGCTCGACCTCCAAAACAATGGTTTCATCCACGAGATTCCACCGGAGTTGGGTCGTTTGCGCCGCCTAAAACATCTCAACTTGAGTTTGAATTCATTCCAAGGGGTAATCCCTGTGAACCTGACTTACTGCTTTGAGCTACTAACTCTTGACTTGTCGAGCAACCAGCTTAAGGGCAAGATTCCAGTGGACATTGCCTCCCTTACAAGGCTCGGTGAGCTGATGCTTTTCAACAACAGCCTTACTGGATTCATTCCACCTTCAATGGGTAACCTGTCATCGCTCAACACACTCGAAGTCGGCATCAATCATCTGCATGGTAGCATTCCAGAGGAGATTAGCCAGCTTACAAGCCTAGAACAACTTCAATTGTCTGTCAATAATCTCACAG ACTTTGGTCTAGCAAGGTTCATGTCCAAAGCTACACCTAGCTCCTTGACAGACAAGAGTAGCTCAATCCGGATAAGAGGATCCCTAGGATATATAGCTCCAG AATATGGTGCAGGTGGTCAAGTGTCCACTTCTGGTGATGTTTATAGTTATGGAATCCTTCTTTTAGAGATGCTCACTGGAAAGAGACCTGTTGATGATATGTTCAAAGATGGCTTAAGCCTTCGAAAGTTTGTCGAGATAGCTTTTCCTGACAGAATTATCACAATTGTGGATCCCCTGATGCCGCTTGTAGAGAAAGAGAGTAAAACTTATGAATGCTTAGCGTCCATCGCAAAATTGGTCTTGCTTGCTCACATGAATTAG